The Streptococcus pluranimalium genome contains a region encoding:
- a CDS encoding ABC transporter ATP-binding protein, with the protein MENREKKVKPKNILLRLGWFFKLERKAYVIGIISLMLVSVLNLIPPMIMGKVIDRITRQSLQESELLWQLFLLVLAAVGMYALRYVWRMYILGTSYRLGQIMRSRLFEHFTRMSPSFYQKYRTGDLMAHATNDINALTRLAGGGVMSAVDASVTAAVTLLTMFLSISWQMTLVAIIPLPFMAYATSRLGRKTHKAFGESQAAFSELNNKVQESVSGIKVTKSFGYREQELASFQETNDMTFKKNMYTKKYDVLFDPLVLLFIGASYTLTLVMGSVMVSKGQVTVGNLVTFITYLDMLVWPLMAIGFLFNMVQRGTVSYDRIENLLNQESDVQNPENPVPSIQNGDITFAINHFDYDDASYTTLEDIHFTLKKGQTLGLVGQTGSGKTTLIKLLLREHDVTDGQIILDGHDIKDYNLSDLRQLTGYVPQDQMLFATSIINNVRFGDINLDIDRVERATQLSHVYDDIKAMPEGFETLIGEKGVSLSGGQRQRIAMSRAMILDPDILILDDSLSAVDARTEHSIIENLKASRQDKTTIISAHRLSAVVHADLILVMQDGHIIERGNHEELLAQDGWYARTYESQQLAEAVEEEVGYDI; encoded by the coding sequence ATTATTTCCTTGATGTTGGTATCAGTGCTTAATCTTATTCCCCCGATGATTATGGGGAAAGTGATTGATAGGATTACAAGGCAGAGTTTGCAAGAATCTGAGCTATTGTGGCAGTTATTCTTGTTGGTTTTAGCAGCGGTCGGTATGTATGCTTTGCGTTACGTTTGGCGGATGTACATTCTTGGGACATCTTACCGCTTGGGACAAATCATGAGGTCTCGTTTATTTGAACACTTTACTCGTATGTCACCTTCTTTCTATCAGAAGTACCGTACTGGTGATTTGATGGCTCATGCGACTAATGATATCAATGCTTTAACACGCTTAGCTGGTGGTGGGGTTATGTCAGCAGTGGATGCCTCAGTCACTGCAGCAGTGACCCTCTTGACCATGTTTTTAAGCATTTCCTGGCAAATGACTTTAGTAGCGATCATTCCTTTACCGTTTATGGCTTATGCGACTAGTCGTCTTGGACGTAAAACGCACAAGGCTTTTGGAGAGTCTCAGGCTGCTTTCTCAGAGCTTAATAACAAGGTTCAGGAGAGCGTTTCTGGTATTAAGGTCACTAAGTCTTTTGGCTATCGAGAACAAGAGTTAGCCTCTTTTCAAGAGACGAATGACATGACTTTTAAAAAGAACATGTACACTAAAAAATACGATGTTCTCTTTGATCCACTCGTTCTTTTGTTTATTGGAGCATCCTACACCCTTACCTTGGTTATGGGATCAGTTATGGTCTCCAAAGGGCAAGTTACCGTTGGTAATTTAGTGACTTTTATTACCTATCTTGATATGTTGGTGTGGCCATTGATGGCGATTGGCTTCTTGTTTAACATGGTCCAACGCGGGACAGTCTCTTACGATCGTATCGAAAACCTGCTAAATCAAGAATCAGATGTTCAAAATCCTGAAAATCCAGTGCCAAGTATTCAAAATGGGGACATCACTTTTGCTATCAATCATTTTGATTATGATGATGCTTCTTATACGACTTTAGAAGATATTCATTTCACCTTGAAAAAAGGTCAAACGCTTGGTTTGGTTGGTCAGACAGGATCTGGGAAAACAACCTTGATTAAGTTGCTTCTTCGTGAACATGATGTCACAGATGGACAAATCATTTTAGATGGTCACGATATTAAGGATTACAATCTTTCAGATCTTCGTCAACTAACAGGTTATGTACCTCAAGATCAGATGTTATTTGCAACAAGTATTATTAATAATGTTCGTTTCGGAGATATCAATTTAGATATTGACAGGGTTGAACGTGCCACGCAGTTGTCTCATGTTTATGATGACATTAAGGCTATGCCAGAAGGTTTTGAAACCCTGATTGGTGAAAAGGGCGTTTCCCTATCGGGTGGTCAAAGGCAACGAATTGCCATGAGTCGTGCCATGATTTTGGATCCTGATATCTTAATTTTGGATGATTCCCTTTCAGCGGTTGATGCTCGGACAGAACACAGTATTATCGAAAATCTCAAGGCTAGTCGTCAGGATAAGACAACGATTATTTCTGCCCACCGTCTCTCAGCAGTGGTTCATGCAGATCTGATTTTAGTCATGCAGGACGGTCATATTATTGAACGTGGTAACCATGAAGAGCTCTTAGCACAAGATGGTTGGTATGCACGCACATACGAATCACAACAATTAGCAGAAGCCGTAGAA